One window from the genome of Enterobacteriaceae bacterium Kacie_13 encodes:
- a CDS encoding lipoate--protein ligase, producing the protein MKPLRLLLSDSYDPWFNLAVEECIFREMTTDQRVLFLWRNAETVVIGQAQNPWKECNTRRMEEDGIRLARRSSGGGAVFHDLGNTCFTFMAGKPEYDKSVSTRIILNALKTLKIDASASGRNDLVVQTAEGERKISGSAYRETVDRGFHHGTLLLNADLSRLANYLNPDVKKLQAKGITSVRSRVANLNEFVPGIHHDQICAAVTDAFFDWYGQRVEPEIISPDVFPDLPGFPERFAKQSSWEWNFGKAPAFSHELNERFVWGGVDIHFDVEKGSISRAQIFTDSLNPAPLLALAEKLSGTRYRAQDVSLACDKIIEQSPALRAELTELQTWLIRCVQ; encoded by the coding sequence ATGAAACCTCTCAGATTATTACTTTCCGATTCTTACGATCCCTGGTTCAATCTTGCTGTTGAAGAATGCATTTTTCGTGAAATGACCACCGATCAGCGCGTGCTGTTTCTGTGGCGTAATGCGGAAACTGTAGTCATCGGCCAGGCGCAAAACCCGTGGAAAGAGTGTAATACCCGCAGAATGGAAGAAGACGGGATCCGGCTGGCTCGTCGCAGTAGCGGGGGTGGGGCGGTTTTTCACGATCTTGGGAATACCTGTTTCACCTTTATGGCCGGCAAACCTGAATACGACAAAAGTGTGTCTACCCGCATCATTCTGAACGCGCTAAAGACGTTGAAGATTGATGCCAGTGCATCAGGACGCAACGATCTGGTGGTGCAGACTGCCGAAGGTGAGCGAAAGATTTCTGGTTCGGCCTATCGCGAAACGGTCGATCGCGGTTTTCATCATGGCACCTTATTGCTTAATGCTGATCTCAGCCGTCTTGCGAACTATCTCAATCCTGATGTGAAAAAACTTCAGGCCAAAGGCATCACCTCTGTGCGCTCACGGGTGGCGAATCTCAACGAATTTGTGCCCGGGATTCATCACGACCAAATTTGCGCGGCTGTTACCGATGCCTTTTTTGACTGGTACGGCCAACGCGTTGAACCGGAAATCATTTCGCCGGATGTCTTCCCAGATTTACCCGGTTTTCCGGAACGGTTCGCCAAACAAAGCAGCTGGGAATGGAACTTTGGTAAAGCGCCAGCCTTCAGCCATGAACTCAACGAACGCTTTGTCTGGGGAGGCGTAGATATTCACTTTGATGTGGAAAAGGGCAGCATCAGCCGGGCGCAAATTTTTACCGACAGCCTCAATCCGGCACCTTTGCTGGCACTTGCTGAGAAGCTATCCGGAACGCGATACCGCGCTCAGGATGTCTCGCTGGCCTGTGACAAAATCATTGAACAGTCTCCGGCGCTACGTGCAGAGTTAACTGAACTGCAAACCTGGCTGATCCGGTGCGTTCAATAA
- the arnE gene encoding 4-amino-4-deoxy-L-arabinose-phosphoundecaprenol flippase subunit ArnE yields the protein MTGFLLVLTVSVITCGGQLCQKQAAQVSARGIVHVLRWLALAVLLLGIAMLLWLRVLQLLPLSLAYPMLSLNFVLITLCAKWIFHEYVDARHWFGVALIMSGIALMSVSL from the coding sequence ATGACCGGATTCCTTCTGGTGTTGACAGTGAGCGTGATCACCTGTGGCGGCCAGCTTTGTCAAAAGCAGGCCGCGCAGGTGTCCGCTCGTGGCATCGTTCACGTACTGCGCTGGCTGGCGCTGGCGGTGCTGTTACTGGGTATCGCCATGCTGCTGTGGTTGCGGGTTTTGCAGCTTTTGCCGCTCAGCCTGGCGTATCCGATGCTTAGCCTGAACTTTGTCCTGATCACACTTTGCGCCAAATGGATTTTTCATGAATACGTCGATGCCCGGCACTGGTTTGGCGTGGCGTTGATCATGTCGGGGATCGCACTGATGAGTGTCAGCCTATGA
- the arnF gene encoding 4-amino-4-deoxy-L-arabinose-phosphoundecaprenol flippase subunit ArnF: protein MKGYLWGGASVLLVTMAQLLMKWGMVQIPWFALSDINIAFVQSHLSALTAVFFGLCGYALSMVCWFFALRVLPLNRAYTLLSLSYALVYIAAVTLPWFNESISLTKTLGGMLILTGVWVIHSKPAKNPH from the coding sequence ATGAAAGGATATCTGTGGGGCGGGGCAAGCGTACTGTTAGTGACGATGGCACAACTGCTGATGAAGTGGGGCATGGTGCAAATCCCGTGGTTTGCACTTTCCGATATCAACATTGCCTTTGTGCAGAGTCACTTAAGCGCACTGACCGCGGTGTTTTTCGGGCTGTGCGGCTATGCGCTTTCAATGGTCTGCTGGTTCTTCGCGCTGCGCGTTTTACCCCTCAATCGTGCCTATACTTTGCTCAGTCTGAGCTACGCACTGGTCTACATCGCTGCCGTCACACTGCCGTGGTTCAATGAAAGCATCAGCTTAACCAAAACTCTCGGCGGGATGCTGATCCTCACTGGTGTGTGGGTGATCCACAGTAAACCGGCGAAAAATCCTCACTGA
- a CDS encoding endopeptidase — protein MRWSSVSMYSLLAVAALILNGCSSHAPPPSGRFADSITVVAELNDQLSQWHGAPYRYGGLQPSGVDCSGFVFRTYRDRFGVVLPRTTADQTKIGTKVSRDELLPGDLVFFKTGSGENGLHVGIYDTADQFIHASTSQGVTRSSLDNVYWRKVYWQARRI, from the coding sequence ATGCGCTGGTCGTCCGTATCCATGTATTCCCTGCTGGCTGTTGCCGCATTAATTCTTAACGGTTGCAGCAGCCACGCACCGCCGCCAAGTGGCCGTTTCGCCGATTCTATTACCGTGGTCGCCGAACTTAACGATCAGCTCAGCCAGTGGCATGGCGCACCTTACCGTTATGGCGGATTACAACCGAGTGGCGTGGATTGTTCCGGCTTTGTCTTTCGGACTTACCGCGACCGCTTTGGCGTTGTTCTGCCACGCACCACTGCTGATCAAACCAAAATTGGCACCAAAGTCTCCCGCGACGAACTACTTCCTGGCGATCTAGTTTTCTTTAAAACCGGCAGCGGCGAAAATGGATTACACGTGGGTATCTACGATACAGCCGATCAGTTCATCCATGCATCTACCAGTCAGGGCGTTACGCGCTCTTCGCTTGATAACGTCTACTGGCGCAAAGTTTACTGGCAGGCGCGGCGCATCTGA